From a region of the Paenibacillus sp. R14(2021) genome:
- a CDS encoding ABC transporter substrate-binding protein: MWKKGQFRFTVAMVLMATMLAGCGGNNNKPAANDGAGANAPAANEAGNTAGDDNGNAGAAEDNKPMTFTFFDKNVGDSFDNPVAKEITKRTNVSLEIQQPTGNPSEKLNLMLASSDLPDILDIGRGDILEKYIAAGALIPLNDLIDKYGTHIKEMYGDMLKKTRSADGKNYYLANWYGLEQYPIFGFLMRMDVMKELGVGDKVNNGQPFSTDEFVDLLKKYKEKYPTVNGKPTVPMTFNGENMGAITGSFKGMFGMMPYYQTDGGLQADVKDPRYLDMIKFMNSLYTQGLIDPEWATNKTQQYEQKLASTNYFATADAFWNLGKPNAILKEAAKDQSLKDESQFYPYKVLAPGVDPSKATYGLKSSLGWDGIGISKSNKDPVRAIKFLDFLASEEGQYLMMWGIEGKDWDMKDGKHVPRPETLAGFKKDWGAYSKETGIRKWTWTIKNGPGSDGTPYDLIGRYETEPVSALAIKNLADTSIDTAPYDNLGPSGGTPEAIIQQKVNETTSKYFPRMVMAASQDEAVATYDKMMKELETAGLTKLEKIYTDNYNKRMELWK, from the coding sequence ATGTGGAAAAAAGGACAATTTCGATTTACAGTCGCCATGGTGTTGATGGCAACGATGCTTGCGGGATGCGGCGGCAACAACAATAAGCCGGCTGCGAATGACGGTGCGGGAGCAAACGCTCCGGCCGCCAATGAAGCGGGCAACACGGCAGGCGATGACAATGGCAATGCTGGCGCAGCCGAGGATAATAAGCCGATGACGTTCACGTTCTTTGACAAGAACGTCGGCGATTCGTTCGACAACCCGGTTGCCAAGGAGATCACGAAGCGGACGAACGTGTCCCTCGAAATCCAGCAGCCGACGGGCAACCCGTCCGAGAAGCTGAACCTGATGCTGGCGAGCAGCGATTTGCCGGATATTCTGGACATCGGCCGCGGCGATATTCTCGAGAAATACATCGCGGCGGGCGCGCTCATTCCGCTGAATGATCTCATCGATAAATACGGCACACACATTAAGGAAATGTACGGCGACATGCTGAAGAAAACAAGAAGCGCAGACGGCAAGAACTACTACCTGGCCAACTGGTATGGCCTGGAGCAGTATCCGATATTCGGCTTCTTGATGCGCATGGACGTCATGAAGGAGCTTGGCGTCGGCGACAAAGTGAACAATGGCCAGCCGTTCAGCACCGACGAATTCGTAGACCTGCTGAAGAAGTACAAGGAGAAGTATCCGACTGTGAACGGCAAGCCGACCGTGCCGATGACGTTCAACGGCGAGAACATGGGCGCGATCACCGGCTCGTTCAAAGGCATGTTCGGCATGATGCCCTACTACCAGACGGACGGCGGGCTGCAGGCCGATGTGAAGGATCCGAGATACCTCGATATGATCAAATTCATGAACTCGCTCTATACGCAAGGGCTGATCGATCCCGAGTGGGCGACGAACAAGACGCAGCAGTATGAGCAGAAGCTGGCCAGCACGAACTATTTTGCAACGGCTGACGCGTTCTGGAATCTTGGCAAGCCGAACGCCATTCTGAAGGAGGCGGCCAAGGATCAATCACTGAAGGACGAGAGTCAATTCTATCCGTATAAAGTACTCGCTCCGGGCGTAGATCCTTCCAAGGCGACTTACGGACTGAAGAGCTCCTTAGGCTGGGATGGCATCGGGATTTCCAAGAGCAATAAGGATCCGGTCCGCGCCATTAAATTCCTGGATTTCCTCGCAAGCGAAGAAGGACAGTACCTGATGATGTGGGGCATCGAAGGCAAGGATTGGGACATGAAGGACGGCAAGCACGTGCCAAGACCGGAAACGCTGGCAGGCTTCAAGAAGGACTGGGGCGCTTATTCCAAGGAAACGGGCATCCGCAAATGGACATGGACGATCAAGAACGGTCCAGGCTCGGACGGCACGCCGTATGACTTGATCGGCCGCTACGAGACGGAACCGGTATCTGCGCTTGCAATCAAGAACCTTGCGGATACGTCCATCGACACGGCGCCATATGATAACCTTGGTCCGAGCGGCGGCACGCCGGAAGCGATCATCCAGCAGAAGGTGAACGAGACGACCTCCAAGTACTTCCCGCGCATGGTCATGGCTGCTTCGCAGGACGAAGCCGTTGCGACCTACGACAAGATGATGAAGGAATTGGAAACGGCCGGCCTGACGAAGCTGGAGAAAATCTATACCGACAATTACAACAAACGGATGGAACTTTGGAAATAA
- a CDS encoding enolase C-terminal domain-like protein, which translates to MGGWNMSNRGSNRMEAENKMDVSNLERSWIIERIEFATLRGERARHAGLNGRIGMHGKACSVPVARITIDGRHGYGNSIALTKELADAVIGKRLADLFDAVTGHLLEPYRLALEYPILDWLGQTWEKPVYELVAGAHRVPGTPLVVPCYDTSLYFDDLHLADERAAVELMKQEASEGFAKGHRHFKIKVGRGGRHMPLWEGTKRDIAIIHGVAEVAGPEGLIMIDANNAYNLNLTKEVLTAVSDVNLHWIEEMFHEDDALYADLKEWLRAQDQRVLIADGEGLASPHLVDWAIRGHVDVLQYDIIHPGFTHWLELGARLDRHGLQSAPHCYGNAYGIYASGHIAAAIEHFAFVEYDDIVIEGMDASAYRVADGRFHVPAEPGFGIRFDAERFTREVQASGWSR; encoded by the coding sequence ATGGGCGGGTGGAATATGTCCAATCGGGGCAGCAATCGAATGGAGGCGGAAAACAAGATGGATGTATCTAATCTGGAACGAAGCTGGATCATCGAGCGCATCGAATTCGCGACGCTGCGGGGCGAGCGCGCCCGGCATGCCGGCTTGAACGGCAGAATCGGCATGCATGGCAAAGCCTGCTCGGTTCCGGTCGCGCGGATCACGATCGACGGCCGGCACGGCTACGGCAACAGCATTGCGCTGACGAAGGAGCTTGCGGACGCGGTCATCGGCAAGCGGCTGGCCGACTTATTCGACGCCGTAACGGGCCATCTGCTGGAGCCGTACCGTCTGGCGCTGGAATATCCGATTCTGGACTGGCTGGGACAGACGTGGGAGAAGCCGGTCTACGAGCTGGTGGCGGGCGCGCACCGCGTGCCGGGGACGCCGCTCGTCGTGCCGTGCTACGACACCTCGCTGTATTTTGACGACCTGCATCTGGCCGACGAGCGGGCCGCGGTGGAACTGATGAAGCAGGAAGCTTCCGAAGGCTTCGCGAAGGGGCACCGCCATTTCAAGATCAAGGTCGGACGCGGCGGGCGGCATATGCCGCTCTGGGAAGGTACCAAGCGCGACATTGCCATCATCCACGGCGTGGCGGAGGTTGCGGGACCGGAAGGGCTTATCATGATCGATGCGAACAACGCGTACAATCTCAATTTGACGAAGGAAGTGCTGACGGCCGTATCGGACGTCAATTTGCACTGGATCGAAGAGATGTTTCACGAGGACGACGCGCTGTACGCCGATTTGAAGGAGTGGCTGCGCGCGCAAGATCAGCGGGTGCTCATTGCCGACGGCGAGGGTCTGGCCTCGCCCCACCTTGTCGATTGGGCGATACGCGGCCATGTGGACGTGCTCCAGTACGACATTATCCATCCCGGCTTTACGCATTGGCTGGAGCTCGGCGCTCGCTTGGATCGGCACGGGCTGCAATCCGCGCCGCATTGTTACGGCAACGCTTACGGTATCTATGCGTCCGGGCATATCGCTGCGGCGATCGAGCACTTCGCGTTCGTCGAGTACGACGATATTGTCATCGAAGGGATGGACGCATCCGCTTACCGCGTGGCAGATGGACGGTTTCATGTGCCCGCGGAGCCTGGCTTCGGCATCCGGTTTGACGCCGAACGTTTCACGCGGGAGGTACAGGCGAGCGGCTGGAGCAGGTAG
- a CDS encoding discoidin domain-containing protein → MRNLLWTRLIAVVVTLILGGTLIPQVHEAEAKPKLNIEQNKDVISATNGQYTITYDLATGLGNLAWGGLTVMRDFGSDIKFAGEDTRYRSSDPAKRTAEWSKLSGDGYGQDGMKLSIRSQLDAGPALTLNLYLYADRAYFLSDMSVSGSGTKAVEILEPVAAANLDIGAGADKRILTTPYTNNFDFGVAPVNDFGSSQNGADRYEGEQLNWEPFNGISHWVSSVFDNTAKQGFVAGAATVKNWKSSQKLGQAVEANGPLTAFSVYNWGGSQSGPNVSSDRFFFGYYGDYQAGLEEYGKVYNIGEPHMEWKGNVPMGYNTYYSHYGYASAEAMYAMVDYVAENLKPLGYEYFNQDGGFWPQADLPFEEGMKAFADYVHSKGLKVGGYQTPFTIYDSWLDQAIPGTDATYRDICLKDENGKPIRTYLGTYAMDISHPAAQAAIRSSIKRYMDWGYDYLKLDFIDMGMYEGLHYDPNVNGVQAYRIGMGIIRETVLAANRPVYINESIAPLLPAAFAHGRRAACDTSLGLYGYGGIERQAFNDMASWWTNGTLYEYNDPDMIMPENFTQGFWYKYSQSEGKLLATTVAMGGGHWLIGDNIPFLSEERMSLLNNKALLDVAATGQAAKPVSMTNFYHKTEHAPSIMYSADKRGNVYVGLSNWNAKEEAAINVKLSDLGLNESANYTLTEIYSGSGLGKAKGQFTYKLPPNGTAIIKITNGGSGRDGGMPVNLALGKPVNVSSTWADSGYEGAKLTDGQLSTRWSAADGHYNNEWAEIDFGQPTDVNQVVLKEYKGAYFQIANYALQYWDGTRYVDITKGFTVGDNKTINFKTVTTSKIRLFMKTNYIIPSISEIEAYHVNGGGAYLVQDASNTDYAKYSDIRAKVQRMQVFKLTKSDLPKMDVYIYESYVNAVPADAYYFDIVTLDANDNPENVIFSASLPAYNIPGSVSPYAIYPKLNNLDTSKKYGLILRSPKSVDTASTDNNYGFAYSDNDPYADGYEKLSLDGGKTWMTENDGKRDLIFSVYSNG, encoded by the coding sequence ATGCGTAACTTGTTGTGGACGCGGCTGATTGCCGTCGTAGTCACGTTGATTCTGGGAGGGACTTTAATACCGCAGGTGCATGAGGCAGAAGCGAAGCCTAAGCTGAATATCGAACAAAATAAAGACGTGATATCGGCCACGAACGGGCAGTACACGATTACATACGATCTGGCCACGGGACTCGGAAATCTCGCATGGGGCGGGTTGACGGTGATGCGCGATTTCGGCTCCGATATCAAATTTGCGGGCGAAGATACGCGCTACCGCTCCTCCGATCCCGCGAAGCGGACGGCCGAATGGAGCAAGCTGTCCGGCGACGGCTACGGACAAGACGGCATGAAGCTGTCGATCCGCAGCCAGCTGGATGCCGGACCGGCACTCACACTGAATCTGTATCTGTACGCGGATCGGGCGTATTTCCTCTCCGATATGAGCGTGAGCGGCAGCGGAACGAAGGCGGTCGAGATCCTAGAGCCGGTCGCCGCCGCCAATCTCGATATCGGCGCGGGTGCCGATAAACGGATTCTGACGACGCCGTATACGAACAACTTCGACTTCGGCGTCGCGCCGGTGAACGATTTCGGCAGCAGCCAGAACGGCGCCGACCGCTACGAAGGCGAGCAGTTGAACTGGGAGCCATTCAACGGCATCAGCCACTGGGTGTCCTCGGTGTTCGACAATACCGCCAAACAAGGCTTCGTGGCCGGGGCAGCGACGGTGAAGAATTGGAAGAGCAGCCAGAAGCTCGGCCAAGCGGTCGAGGCGAACGGACCGCTGACCGCGTTCAGCGTCTATAACTGGGGCGGTTCGCAAAGCGGGCCGAACGTCAGCTCGGATCGTTTCTTCTTCGGTTATTACGGGGATTACCAAGCGGGCTTGGAGGAATACGGCAAGGTGTACAACATCGGTGAGCCCCATATGGAATGGAAGGGCAACGTGCCGATGGGCTACAACACCTACTATTCACATTACGGCTATGCCAGCGCGGAAGCGATGTACGCGATGGTCGATTACGTCGCGGAGAACCTGAAGCCGCTCGGCTACGAGTATTTCAACCAGGACGGCGGATTCTGGCCGCAGGCCGATCTGCCCTTCGAGGAAGGCATGAAAGCGTTCGCCGATTATGTGCACAGTAAAGGGCTGAAGGTCGGCGGCTATCAGACGCCGTTCACGATTTACGATTCGTGGCTCGATCAGGCGATTCCGGGCACGGACGCAACCTACCGGGATATTTGCCTGAAGGACGAGAACGGCAAGCCGATCCGCACGTATTTGGGCACGTACGCGATGGATATTTCGCACCCGGCCGCCCAAGCCGCCATCCGCTCGTCGATCAAGCGCTACATGGATTGGGGCTACGATTACCTCAAGCTTGATTTTATCGATATGGGCATGTACGAAGGCCTGCATTACGATCCGAATGTAAACGGCGTGCAGGCGTACCGCATCGGCATGGGCATTATCCGGGAAACGGTGCTTGCCGCGAACCGTCCGGTCTACATTAACGAGTCGATCGCGCCGCTGCTGCCGGCTGCGTTCGCGCATGGCAGAAGAGCGGCCTGCGATACGTCGCTCGGCTTATACGGCTACGGCGGCATCGAGCGCCAAGCGTTCAACGACATGGCGTCCTGGTGGACGAACGGTACGCTGTACGAATACAACGATCCCGATATGATCATGCCGGAAAACTTCACGCAAGGCTTCTGGTACAAATACAGCCAAAGCGAAGGCAAGCTGCTGGCGACGACGGTCGCGATGGGCGGCGGGCACTGGCTGATCGGCGACAACATCCCGTTCCTCAGTGAGGAGCGCATGAGCCTCCTGAACAACAAGGCGCTGCTCGATGTCGCGGCGACCGGCCAAGCGGCGAAGCCCGTCAGCATGACGAATTTCTACCATAAGACCGAGCATGCGCCGTCTATCATGTATTCGGCTGATAAGCGCGGCAATGTCTACGTCGGACTCTCGAACTGGAACGCGAAGGAAGAGGCTGCGATTAACGTGAAGCTGTCCGATCTCGGCTTGAACGAGAGCGCGAACTATACGTTGACGGAGATTTACTCGGGCAGCGGGCTCGGCAAAGCCAAAGGTCAATTCACCTATAAGCTGCCGCCGAACGGCACGGCGATCATTAAAATTACGAACGGCGGTTCCGGCAGGGACGGCGGCATGCCGGTCAATCTTGCGCTCGGCAAGCCGGTGAACGTATCGTCGACGTGGGCCGATTCCGGCTATGAAGGCGCGAAGCTGACCGACGGCCAGCTGTCCACGAGATGGAGCGCTGCCGACGGGCACTATAACAACGAATGGGCGGAGATCGACTTCGGCCAGCCGACGGACGTCAACCAAGTCGTCTTGAAGGAATACAAGGGCGCTTATTTCCAAATCGCCAACTACGCGCTGCAGTATTGGGACGGCACGCGCTACGTCGACATCACGAAGGGCTTCACGGTGGGCGACAACAAGACGATCAATTTCAAGACGGTCACGACCTCCAAGATCAGACTGTTCATGAAAACGAATTATATCATTCCTTCGATCAGCGAGATCGAAGCGTACCACGTCAATGGCGGCGGTGCCTACCTCGTGCAGGACGCAAGCAACACGGACTATGCGAAATACTCCGATATCCGCGCCAAGGTTCAGCGGATGCAAGTGTTCAAGCTGACGAAGAGCGATTTGCCGAAGATGGACGTCTACATTTACGAGAGCTACGTAAACGCGGTGCCGGCGGATGCCTATTACTTCGATATCGTTACGCTGGACGCGAACGACAATCCGGAGAACGTGATCTTCTCCGCATCGCTGCCGGCGTACAATATACCGGGAAGCGTGAGTCCATACGCCATCTATCCGAAGCTGAATAACTTGGATACGAGCAAGAAGTACGGCCTGATCCTCCGGTCGCCGAAATCCGTGGACACGGCATCGACGGACAACAACTACGGCTTCGCGTACAGTGATAACGATCCGTACGCGGACGGTTACGAGAAGCTGTCCCTCGACGGCGGCAAGACGTGGATGACGGAAAACGACGGGAAGCGGGACTTGATTTTCAGCGTGTACTCGAACGGATAA
- a CDS encoding potassium-transporting ATPase subunit F translates to MIYLGFVLVKPEKF, encoded by the coding sequence ATGATTTATCTTGGTTTCGTCTTGGTGAAACCGGAGAAGTTTTAA
- a CDS encoding methyl-accepting chemotaxis protein, which yields MMTKESYLHSVIDMLGSILNILPEDGSLVLLDTDKVIAFLASPTVKVDIPVGTPRSKLANTVSDKAITFGRVFQEERGPEAFGVSYVATSTPLYFEGEVVGALTSAILNHKVDWIRGSSEGLAASVEQMTATSNQIASAFSAINKEMDKLSAKSETLNQDIGGIQSIIGIVQELADTSNLLGLNASIEAAHAGEFGRGFSVVANEIRRMAVQSRESSKDIREQLNQMQERLKEISTDIDAIKHDMSHHSESVKELDEAFEHIAVTANGLMDRFALNQHE from the coding sequence ATGATGACCAAAGAAAGCTATTTGCATTCCGTAATCGATATGCTCGGCAGCATTTTGAACATTTTACCGGAGGACGGATCGCTTGTCCTGCTGGATACGGATAAAGTAATCGCCTTCCTCGCTTCGCCAACCGTGAAGGTCGACATTCCCGTCGGTACGCCGCGGTCGAAACTGGCGAATACGGTGTCGGACAAGGCAATCACGTTCGGCCGCGTATTCCAAGAGGAACGCGGACCGGAGGCGTTCGGGGTATCCTATGTCGCCACGTCGACGCCGCTGTACTTCGAAGGAGAGGTTGTCGGCGCGCTGACCTCGGCGATCCTGAACCATAAGGTCGATTGGATCCGCGGTTCCTCCGAAGGCTTGGCGGCTTCCGTCGAGCAAATGACGGCAACGTCCAATCAAATTGCTTCGGCTTTCAGCGCGATCAACAAGGAGATGGACAAGCTCTCGGCGAAATCCGAGACGCTGAATCAGGACATCGGCGGCATCCAGTCCATCATCGGCATCGTGCAGGAGCTCGCCGATACCTCTAACCTCCTGGGCTTGAACGCCTCGATCGAGGCAGCGCATGCGGGCGAATTCGGGCGGGGCTTCTCCGTCGTCGCGAACGAAATCCGCCGAATGGCGGTGCAAAGCCGCGAGTCGTCCAAGGACATCCGCGAGCAATTGAACCAAATGCAAGAACGGCTGAAGGAAATTAGCACCGATATTGATGCGATCAAACACGACATGTCGCATCATTCCGAAAGCGTCAAGGAACTGGACGAGGCTTTCGAGCATATCGCCGTTACGGCGAATGGCTTGATGGATAGATTTGCGCTGAATCAGCACGAGTAG